The genomic window TCTGCTCTATCCTCTGGGACCACAAAGCCGAACATTTCgtcacttcatcttcttcggaTCCCTCAATCTCCGTCCACGATGGACTCTCAACCTCCACATTACCCCCGACGATTCTCCGTCATCACCAAGACGGCGTCACCTCCTTGGCTCTTAGCAACGACTCTACTCTCCTCGCCTCTGGATCTATCGATCATTGCGTCAAGCTCTACAAGTTCCCAAGTATATTATTCAAATcacttcttctcattctcaatCTCAATTACATTTCAATTCGTGTTgataagtttttgattttgcctTAGGTGGGGAATTTCAGACGAACATTACTAGATTTACACTTCCGATTCGCGTGCTTGCGTTTAACGGCTCAGGGAGTCTATTAGCAGCTGCAGGAGATGATGAAGGAATCAAACTTATCAATACATTTGATGGTTCGATTGTTAGAGTTTTGAAAGGGCACAAAGGACCAGTGACCGGCTTAGATTTCCATCCTAATGGTGAGCTTTTAGCTTCGATTGACACAACTGGTACTGTGTTATGCTGGGAACTTCAAAACGGAGTCGTTTCGTTTACCCTTAAGGGTGTTGCGCCAGATACCGGTTTCAACACTTCCATTGTGAATATTCCTAGATGGAGCCCTGATGGAAGAACTCTCGCTGTGCCTGGTTTGAGAAACGATGTTGTGATGTATGATAGATTCACTGGGGAGAAGCTTTTTGCCTTGAGAGGTGATCATCTCGAGGCTATATGTTATTTAACGTGGGCTCCTAATGGCAAGTATATAGCTACATCTGGTCTTGATAAACAAGTGCTTCTTTGGGATGTTGATAAGAAACAAGACATAGATAGGCATAAATTTGAGGAGAGGATATGTTGTATGTCGTGGAAACCGAATGGTAATGCATTGTCGGTTATCGATGCCAAGGGAAGATATGGAGTTTGGGAATCTTTGGTTCCATCATCTATGCTATCTCCTACAGTTGGTGTTCCAGATATAGTACCAAAGAAGAGGAAtgagattcttgattttgatgatgaagttgaGGAAGAAATTTATCGTGCATCTGAAAGTTTAGATGATGCTATGGGAGATAGTGATGATGGAGAATCTCATCATACTAGTAGGAAAAGATTGAGGAAGAAAACtttgattgatgaagatgttgatgatgcATATGAGGAACTTAATGATGGGAGTAGCTTACCTTCGGCATCTGAGTACAGGAAAAAGTCACATAGAGGACATAGAGAGAAGCAGGGTGCAAGAAGTGGGGCTTTTAAAGGCATTTCAGCCTCAACCAAGTACAAAATGCAAAGTTCCTTTCAACCTGGTGCAACACCACCGGAACCAGGAAAACGGACATTCTTGTGTTACAATATGCTGGGATGTATAACTACTATTGAACATGAGGGGAACTCACGTATTGAGGTACTTGAGGCTTACATTTGTTATGCTTCTAACTTGatgttttccttttattgGTTTTTCAGAAAGAAAGGGCCACACTTGTTCTtttgtgtgattttgttttttcttttcttttgcttgcATTCTAAATGCAGACAGATTTTCATGATACTGGAAGAGGTCCACGAGTTTCATCGATGATAGACATTTACGGCTTCACTATGGCATCAATAAATGAAACTGGGTGTGTCTTTGCAAATCCCTGTAAGGGAGAAAAGAACATGAGTGTTCTGATGTATCGACCATTTAGAAGCTGGGCCAGTAATAGTGAGGTAAGAGGATCATTACTTACACAACATTCATCAGAAATTACGGTCCAGGATAGGAAAATGAATGACTTGGTTACTTTTTGATTGATACATCCAGTGGACAATGAGATTTGAAGGTGAAGAGGTGAAAGTTGTTGCTAACGGTTCTGGTTGGGTTGCTGCAGTTACAAGCCTCAATTTGCTTCGTGTATTTAGCGAGGGCGGTTTAcaggtttcttctttgaactttattctttattatttGTCATAATTCGAGCAAGCTGATAGGCTACAAAGGCAACTGATCATAGTTTACCATTTAGTTTTGTAATGGTTTTCTGCTTAACTTGCTGTTGTGTATTGTGCCTCTGTTTGTCTCTTTTTGGATTATTCTCAGATGaaaagaatgcatatttagatATAGTCAGTGTATTTTGACATAATACAGATTTTGACTAACTTCAAATACTAGTGTGTAATATGTACCGTAGTATTGAAATACTTGGTTTATTTGATCTGATAAGTTATGGTCATTTCTTTCAGAAACATATTCTTTCTCTTGATGGGCCCGTAGTCACTGCAGTAGGATGCAAGGATCATCTAGCTGTGGTAACTCATGTTTCAGACTGTCTTCCTTCAAATGAACAGGTATGTATCATTTCTCATCGGGTTCTCTGCTTAGATCAACCTTGGAGTCACTTGGCATCCCCTTCATAGTAAATAGTGTGAAAGGACATTGTCAATCTTTGTTGATAACAATATGAAGCTTCTTTAACTCTATCTTATTGCTCCAACAAGGAAAAGTGATTCATAACATTGATGGAATTCTCGGCTCATTCTTGTTTCAAAAATATGCAGGTGATGGAATTTAGAGTCTTTAACATATCCAAAATGACTCAGGAGTTGAAAGGCCGTGTTGCCTTAACCCCTGGCTCACGTTTAACATGGATAGGATTCAGTGAAGAAGGTTCTTTGAGCTCATATGATTCTGAGGTGTGCTTTCTTGCATTTACGATCACTCATTTTGCTATTACACTGGTGCTCTTTGCATACAACACGCATTACAACAGAAAGGTTTCCTGCAGGGTGTGTTGAGGGTTTTTACAAGTCAATATGGTGGCTCATGGATCCCAGTTTTCAGGTATCTTGCCGTAGCTATTGACACTTTCCGAGAACTTTCTTTACGCATGTTTCTTCAAGGTGTTTTTACTCACTGAATTCATTGTAATTTTCAGTACcagtaaagagaagaaacaagaagaaaactacTGGGTGGTTGGCTTGAATACAAGCAGTTTGTACTGTATAGCTTGCAAATACGCGGAGATGTTCCCACAGGTATATATTATCACTCTTGATATTAAGGTGTTTACTTATCTGGAAAATATTGGCTCACCACTATTCTTCCTGCCATTTCAGGTGACACCAAAACCAATCCTTACCATACTAGACCTTTCTCTCCCGCTTGCATCCTCAGATTTAGGAGCAGCATCTCTAGAAAATGAGTTAATACTAAAGCAGCTGCGTTTATACGAGGTTTTTCTCTCTCCTTATTACACCATTTTAATTTGCTGTTATTTCTCCTTTTCTGGTCAAGTTTTGTTAAGCAGTATATTGTGTCTCCAAAGTTCTTAACTACCAAAATATATGTGAAATAGTCTTAAGTTTGTTTTGGGTAAGCAACAGAGATGAATATATACCAGGAGATTTCGTGTTCTTGCTATAAGTAACAAAATCTGCTGAAACTAGTATCAATATCGATATATGAGACCATTTCCAATATATTATTTCCTCCTAATCTCAGACTCAACGAAAAGTGGACGATATGGCTTTGGTCGGGGTAGACACAACAGCACTTGAAGATGAAGCTTTTGACCTGGAAGTTTCTCAAGATAAATGCATACTAAGGCTCATCAGCTCGTGTTGTAGTAGtaagttaaatatatatctgCTTGTGTTGTGTGTGAACTCATATTCTAAGACCATTACTGTCCAGATTTTTACAACAAGATTCTTTACATCTTTCAGGTGATAGTTTTGCAAGGGCCAGTGAACTTATGGAGCTTTTAACTCTAGAAAAATCAATGAGAGCTGCAATAACACTGGTTACCAAACTCAAGCTTCCTTTTTTGGCAGAGAAATTCAGCAGCATACTCGAGGTACTCTACAAGTACtttcatttcttatattttgcacaaaagagaagaaaaattagatACAGACGTAATGCTaattttttggttcttcacTAACAGGAAAGGTTGCTTGAAGAAGCTAGCGAGGCGGCGGTAACAAATCCTGCGCTGAATCCAAACGGAGAAGTAGTTACAAGAGTTGAATCCAAGGTCCAGAATCCTCCAGCTTCGATTCAGACTAGTGAAAACACAGAAGCAGTTATGAAATCTTCTGCAACTAAGCTATCTGCTCCTACACTTCTAAAGAAATCGAAAGTTTCAGAAGGTCTAAAGCTGggaaaagaacaaacaaagaaagacaaaagtgACGATGCGAAgataaaagagataaagaaattgaatttgaagaatCCGGTGAACAATGTTAACAAGGAAGACAAGGGACAGGAAAAGGAAGTGAATCAAGGAGAAGCTCGACGTTCTTCAAACCCGTTCCTCAAATCAACTGTTTAATGATCTTATTTGgaggttttgttttatttaacaaGATTATGATGAATACATCTGTTTCactttattaaatattatgaTGCTATAGCTGAATGATTACACAAACTTATGATACAGGATTAGTTTATATTACAATACAACAAGCTGTtaaagaatcatcatcaaaggCATGGTGAAACAGAAACTTGAACTGGAAAAATTCAGCAATCAGCCACCTGTTGAAGCTTTCTCGTTCTTCATGATCATATGGAAGGATTTGACTTTGTCTTCCTCCACGATTTCTCTAAGAACATCGTCCTCAATCTTCTCAGCTTGCCATTGAGATGGGTCCTCCACAAATTCTTCACTGAAAATCATACTGGAGACCCATTCTTTCCAGGTCGTCCTCCTgtatttgtcttcttcaagtGTTCCTCTCGACAAGAGCTGGTAAACGTACACCACTTTCTGCTGTCCCGGTCTGAATGCACGTGCGATTGCTTGCTTTGTCTTAGAAGGATTCCACTCTGAATCAAGCATGATCACCCGTGAAGCAGCGGTTAGACTGATGCCTTCTGCACAGGCTGTAATCGAAGCCAGCAGAACACGGGACTGGCCTCCTGGCTCTTCAAATTTGTCTATTACTCTGCCTCTTTCAAACAGCTCGAGATCCCCTGTCAAGGTCAGGAGCTCTCGGCCTCTCTTCCACCTGAATACATTCTCGAACAGCTCAAGAAACAGGCGGATCGGCGCAATGTTGTGACAAAATATGAGGATTTTCTCCCTCTTGACCACCCGGAACACAAGATTAAGCACAAACATGACTTTTGATCCTTTCTTTGCATCGTGCTTGAGCTTCTCAATCTCTAAAAGCTCCTGAGGGTTGAAGAATTTGGCGCAACAGGTTGTGGTTTTGACCAACCAAGGATGGATAGCAGCTAACGTTATGAGTAACTCGAGCTCGAGTGGATATCCATGGTAAGTTGACATTATGTTCTGAAGTTTGGTAAGACTCTTGTGCTGTACATCAGTGGAATTCATCAACAATGTGTAAATCTGCAAACCTGGGAGAACATCACCACTTCCGCTTCCACTCCCTTCATAGTTATCGATGAAACCACTCGTCATATTCCTCAACATGTTGAGACCCTGCAAGCGCTCATCGCCCACTTTTGTGTCAATCTTCTTGGCTATAATGTCAAGGAAGAACTTCCGAGCTCTATTTTCAAGCAAGTGAGGCGCCTTTTGCTCGGCTTGGTTGGTCTGGAACTTCTTGTCCAACTCCACTAGAACCTCATGAACAAACTTGGGTCTAGCCAAGCACAAAGTGTTGAAGTACTCACAGAAGTTGTTCTGAAACAATGTACCAGAAAGCAGAATCCTCAAGTCAGTATCAACTTTCATCAAGGCCTTTCGTAATCTCGACTTGGTACTCCTCGGGTTATGTCCCTCGTCTAGAACCAGTAATCCAGGAGACTCTCTCAGTACTTTAGCCATGTACTTTCTATGAGCAAACTTTGAATCTTCCCTCATCAAAGTTAGAAACGATGTGTAACCCATTACAAGAACACTCGGCTGTGCATGCCATTTCTGGATTTTGTCTAAACAGTCAAGAACATGCATAACATCTTGGCTTGGTTTTGGAATTCCCTCGAACTGAATGGTCTTCTCTTTGGACATACAGTAGGTTCTACGACCATGGAGCAAGTGAACAGGGACCGGAATCTCCCATTTGATGAACTCCTTGTACCAAGTGTACAAAGTTGTTTTTGGAGCAAGAACCAAAGGTCTTTTACCCGGAAATATCTTCAAGTAGCTCGCGAGAAAAGCTATGATTAGAAATGTTTTTCCTGCTCCGGGAGTATGAGAAACTACACACCCACCTATCTTATCTGAACTCGGATCCATCATCGCGGGAACCACTGACCCGGCTAGGTTCTTCCAGAGAAACTCAAAAGCTTTTTTCTGGTGCAAATGCAGTTTTCTCTTAAGCTGAGGTATTAAAGACCAGACATTGTCACTTTCTTCAGCCGATGGCATATCTGAGGAAGCAACTGGTATAGTGAAAGTATGGCTCTCAACTCCATCTTGGTTAACTATAGTAGTATTAATGTCATCTTCGTTGATTTGCTTAGTCTCCGTCGTCCATTTCTTGTGCCGCGCCTATCGAAAACCATACcaccaaaatatattacaagTAACTCATCGAAAGTAGGTGACAAAATGTTGTCTGGTATAGAGTTTCCACTTACAAAAGGTGCAGAAACATGTTTTATCTCAGTTCCTACATGACCACACAATCTGCAACACATTCCGATTTCTTCATTCAATTCATAGTCATGTTCACAATCACAGGTTGCTTTATGGAACGCCTCGTTATCCACTCTCACCTGAAACTTCAAATCAAACtattaaacatataaaaatgtaagCTCATGGTCATCAAGAATGTTTTcaggaaaatataaaaagatttccaaaaggtatatatatatataacctcaTGGTCATCAAGAATGTAAGAAGAAGCCAAGCATAGTTCCATTTCCCTCCATAGAATCTCATTCTCTGAAGTCTCGccatcatcctcctcctcctcactCAACCTTTCTTCGGCTTCGATCGAAAAGCTTGCGGGGTTCTTTAACCCTTGCCACTGCTCAACAACATTGGTTGCTTTGTCCTTGGCTGCAATTGTAGAATCAATTCTACTCATGTACGAGTCTATCAACTTGTTATACGCACCTGCGCTCAACGTTCTCTTCTTATAAATCTGCGGTTCCTCAGAAACTCCGGTTTCCCTAGAAACGGACCTTATTCGAGAATGCGGTCCATTTCTTTTATGAACCACATTCCCAATAGGTCCATTCCAACCTAGATCAGATTCCATCTCTTCcatttcaatcttcttcttcttcttcttcccgtATTTCGCTGCTTTACTACGATACTTATCGATCTCATCCATCAAATTTCCAGAGACACCACCACACAAACTATTTGCATTGAGACCAAACTGTTCCAACGGTATAGGTTCAAAGACAGGAGTGAAAGGAATAACCGAAAGCTCACAACTTCGACTAAAtccctctgttttctttctcttcttcctctcagtTTTGTCTACCAAAACTATCTCTCTCTGCTTATCCTTACTAAATCCCTTTTTGCTTCCTTTCTTTCTAAGTAAATGCGATAACGGTAAGTATAAATCATCATCAGTATCTTTATCATCCTcgcaatcttcttcttcatcatcatcatcacttgaAACATTCCATATGTTGTACCTATATGGCATCATCCTTACCCATCCATCCTTCGAATCCGGCTGAATCTCAGAGTCTCCGTATCTCTCAGGCCGCCCGCTTCTTCTCTTGGACCGACGCAGCTCCATTACCTCCTCTTCAATCTCCTCCTTTACATCACTATCTTGACAAGTATCCTCAGCTGGATTGAACAAAACAACCTTAGACATGACAACACCGTCTTCAACCGTAATGTTCATTGCACTCAAAGAGCTACTAGAGCCTTCGCAATCTTCATCCGTCACAATCTGATAAACCATCTTCTCGTGAACGGTTCTAATCTGAAACACAATGTTTTTCAAAACTGATGTAACAAGCAACCATGTAAGATCAGGCAAGAACTTCCCTAAGTTTAGTCTTGTTTTCACCAACGAAGAACAGTCCTCAGAGTATCTCCATCTATAGTAACGGTCCAAGCTTTGTTCCTTGCAAAACTTTTGAAGGATGGCGATTTCGTTGAGTCCCACGAGTACCGGAACTTTATTCATTCTATGCTTCTCCAAACCAATGCAGCCTTGGTCTATATAAACACTGACATGGAACGTACACAAGCATTCAGATTCATGAGGCTTCCTCTCTATAGATAAAACCCTTGCATCCACCCAAACCTACACcaccacacacacacacacacacaaaacgTTTCAAAACAGCAAAAATGCGCATAGATTTAAAGACTTTCATATTGAAGAAAGTGAATGTACTGGTTCTGGAGTCTCTTCATCTCTCTGATAAAGAACGCAAACATCGATACCGGGTCTTAAAAAAGAAGTACAGTCGATCAAAGTCGCCTTTCTTGATCTAATTCGAAGCCTCTGAAATGGTTTTATATCATCCAAAACTTGTCCATTTTCTAAGAGACGCATTGTCATCGTTCCATTCTCGATCCTTAAGTACTCCACGGCCTTCCATGTCCCCCAGCAGAACACCTCGAAAGCTACCACAAcagacaaaacagagcattttAGGTAAAGAAACAGCAGTCATTCAAATCTCAATGCATGACATTTtaggtaagaaaataaaacatcagATCTTGTAAAACACTTACGACATGGATTAAATGGATGGTTAAACTCAAAGTAATgctttctcttcatttttttctttcccttcaAGATCACTTGTGGATCCACATATGATCTCCTGTAACCAATACATGTATAGCTTCATTAGGATTCATTCACCActtgacaaataaaaaaaagattcaaactttatcTGCAACTAGAGACAACCCAgaacatatatgatatatgaaCTTTAAAACTTGATCATATTGGTTAATGTGCGAAAGCAACATTATTGTACTAAAAAGGTGTAAAACAGAGTAACAGTGTCgtatcaaaatgaaaaacgaAACATGAtcgtcatcaacaacaaacaaaacccagaTTGAAAAAACCACAACTTTATGATCAGaacacaaaatcaatatatCACCTTTGAGGGAAAAAGAGAGTTGATTCTAGTCCATGATTGACACTAAGAGGAAAATAAGAGAAGgaacaaaatatgataaatagAAAAGGGACGGCGAAGAATTCAATACCACACTCACGCAGAATCTTGGGGACAGTGTAgaactttttattttcccttTTTGCATGAATTTGCGCAGAATCGATAAAAAGTGATagagagaaataaagagagacTGAAAAATAAAGTGAGAGAAGAGGAGGGTTTAAGGAGTGAGGGTATTATTGTCATTTCCATGTACGTACTTCTTTATATGGGAAATAAACGGCTGCGATTTGGTCTGTCTTTACTATCTTTAGATTTTACTGACACAAAGAGTAAAAGCCAAGTTGTGTGCATGGTGGCCTATTGGGTCCACATTGAGATAGGTTTATAGGGAAAATATCTTACACAAATTCATGAACTTAACATTTAGTttgcacaaaacaaaaacatttacttagtttgttttttaattattatactaAAATTAGTAAAAGATGAGTTTTTAATATGGTTTTGatatcaaaaaagaaacttttatttttatttcaagattctaaaagaaaatatcatttaatattttaaaaagtagtTAAGGGTAACGGTGAATTGCTGTATTTTCTTTACTccatttctaattttttttctctttagttttttatttttctgtttaataTGTTGGAAGATCAAATATCTAGTTTTCTTTAGtagatttctctatttttgtttatattatttttctattttatttctgactctttttttaattgttgtatCCCTTACAAAGTTAATgcaaaactgtttttttttccattaaatcaaacaaacactaaaatatataacatttgGAAATGTAAATGATAGAGTTATTGTAAATCGTTGGATATGTAATGCTTTTGAACAAGGTCTATGTGAGCTTTATCTTATGCATAAAATATGAGTTGTTACCAGAATCTGCCTTAGTCACAAGCTAGGGAAGCATGTGTTTACGGTATAAGATATAGTTATTAATTAACCGTCATCTATTTTCCAAATATCTCTTATAACTATACTGGTTAATCGTTGGGTGATAGAACAATAGGTAGTAGGTTCAACTCTTACActtacaaaaatgttttttttttgatatgattAGGCCTTTTTTGCTGGTGGCACTCAAAATGTTTTGGGTGGCTATGAATGTTCCATGATTTGATATGgatagtaaaatatataatgtttaatAGAAAACTTTActtaaatatctttttctctttttagcTTTAGCAACAGCTCTCACTAGAatcgaaaagaaaattataaaatttagagAATATATAGAAACTAACCTAAGACTCGAAAAGAATCAACGAAATAACCTTTGACTAAATGGACACTATTTgctatatgtttttttaagggTTTTTGGTTCATCTTATCcttttattatcttcttctttttttttcttgtttgtctGCAACATTATAGTCATTCTCTCTCTagatatctttttcttttactgaATCTCATCACCACCACATTCCTTTTTTCCTATCTTCCTCTCGTTGGATATGTGATTCCatcaattctctctttctt from Arabidopsis thaliana chromosome 3, partial sequence includes these protein-coding regions:
- a CDS encoding transducin family protein / WD-40 repeat family protein (transducin family protein / WD-40 repeat family protein; CONTAINS InterPro DOMAIN/s: WD40 repeat 2 (InterPro:IPR019782), WD40 repeat, conserved site (InterPro:IPR019775), WD40 repeat (InterPro:IPR001680), WD40 repeat-like-containing domain (InterPro:IPR011046), Protein of unknown function DUF3639 (InterPro:IPR022100), WD40-repeat-containing domain (InterPro:IPR017986), WD40/YVTN repeat-like-containing domain (InterPro:IPR015943), WD40 repeat, subgroup (InterPro:IPR019781); BEST Arabidopsis thaliana protein match is: Transducin/WD40 repeat-like superfamily protein (TAIR:AT5G23430.1); Has 41589 Blast hits to 20655 proteins in 706 species: Archae - 66; Bacteria - 8583; Metazoa - 14223; Fungi - 8894; Plants - 4578; Viruses - 3; Other Eukaryotes - 5242 (source: NCBI BLink).), which gives rise to MKSRSLKLREAHKVGGSAAFCSILWDHKAEHFVTSSSSDPSISVHDGLSTSTLPPTILRHHQDGVTSLALSNDSTLLASGSIDHCVKLYKFPSGEFQTNITRFTLPIRVLAFNGSGSLLAAAGDDEGIKLINTFDGSIVRVLKGHKGPVTGLDFHPNGELLASIDTTGTVLCWELQNGVVSFTLKGVAPDTGFNTSIVNIPRWSPDGRTLAVPGLRNDVVMYDRFTGEKLFALRGDHLEAICYLTWAPNGKYIATSGLDKQVLLWDVDKKQDIDRHKFEERICCMSWKPNGNALSVIDAKGRYGVWESLVPSSMLSPTVGVPDIVPKKRNEILDFDDEVEEEIYRASESLDDAMGDSDDGESHHTSRKRLRKKTLIDEDVDDAYEELNDGSSLPSASEYRKKSHRGHREKQGARSGAFKGISASTKYKMQSSFQPGATPPEPGKRTFLCYNMLGCITTIEHEGNSRIETDFHDTGRGPRVSSMIDIYGFTMASINETGCVFANPCKGEKNMSVLMYRPFRSWASNSEWTMRFEGEEVKVVANGSGWVAAVTSLNLLRVFSEGGLQKHILSLDGPVVTAVGCKDHLAVVTHVSDCLPSNEQVMEFRVFNISKMTQELKGRVALTPGSRLTWIGFSEEGSLSSYDSEGVLRVFTSQYGGSWIPVFSTSKEKKQEENYWVVGLNTSSLYCIACKYAEMFPQVTPKPILTILDLSLPLASSDLGAASLENELILKQLRLYETQRKVDDMALVGVDTTALEDEAFDLEVSQDKCILRLISSCCSSDSFARASELMELLTLEKSMRAAITLVTKLKLPFLAEKFSSILEERLLEEASEAAVTNPALNPNGEVVTRVESKVQNPPASIQTSENTEAVMKSSATKLSAPTLLKKSKVSEGLKLGKEQTKKDKSDDAKIKEIKKLNLKNPVNNVNKEDKGQEKEVNQGEARRSSNPFLKSTV
- the CHR38 gene encoding chromatin remodeling 38, which produces MKRKHYFEFNHPFNPCPFEVFCWGTWKAVEYLRIENGTMTMRLLENGQVLDDIKPFQRLRIRSRKATLIDCTSFLRPGIDVCVLYQRDEETPEPVWVDARVLSIERKPHESECLCTFHVSVYIDQGCIGLEKHRMNKVPVLVGLNEIAILQKFCKEQSLDRYYRWRYSEDCSSLVKTRLNLGKFLPDLTWLLVTSVLKNIVFQIRTVHEKMVYQIVTDEDCEGSSSSLSAMNITVEDGVVMSKVVLFNPAEDTCQDSDVKEEIEEEVMELRRSKRRSGRPERYGDSEIQPDSKDGWVRMMPYRYNIWNVSSDDDDEEEDCEDDKDTDDDLYLPLSHLLRKKGSKKGFSKDKQREIVLVDKTERKKRKKTEGFSRSCELSVIPFTPVFEPIPLEQFGLNANSLCGGVSGNLMDEIDKYRSKAAKYGKKKKKKIEMEEMESDLGWNGPIGNVVHKRNGPHSRIRSVSRETGVSEEPQIYKKRTLSAGAYNKLIDSYMSRIDSTIAAKDKATNVVEQWQGLKNPASFSIEAEERLSEEEEDDGETSENEILWREMELCLASSYILDDHEVRVDNEAFHKATCDCEHDYELNEEIGMCCRLCGHVGTEIKHVSAPFARHKKWTTETKQINEDDINTTIVNQDGVESHTFTIPVASSDMPSAEESDNVWSLIPQLKRKLHLHQKKAFEFLWKNLAGSVVPAMMDPSSDKIGGCVVSHTPGAGKTFLIIAFLASYLKIFPGKRPLVLAPKTTLYTWYKEFIKWEIPVPVHLLHGRRTYCMSKEKTIQFEGIPKPSQDVMHVLDCLDKIQKWHAQPSVLVMGYTSFLTLMREDSKFAHRKYMAKVLRESPGLLVLDEGHNPRSTKSRLRKALMKVDTDLRILLSGTLFQNNFCEYFNTLCLARPKFVHEVLVELDKKFQTNQAEQKAPHLLENRARKFFLDIIAKKIDTKVGDERLQGLNMLRNMTSGFIDNYEGSGSGSGDVLPGLQIYTLLMNSTDVQHKSLTKLQNIMSTYHGYPLELELLITLAAIHPWLVKTTTCCAKFFNPQELLEIEKLKHDAKKGSKVMFVLNLVFRVVKREKILIFCHNIAPIRLFLELFENVFRWKRGRELLTLTGDLELFERGRVIDKFEEPGGQSRVLLASITACAEGISLTAASRVIMLDSEWNPSKTKQAIARAFRPGQQKVVYVYQLLSRGTLEEDKYRRTTWKEWVSSMIFSEEFVEDPSQWQAEKIEDDVLREIVEEDKVKSFHMIMKNEKASTGG
- the CHR38 gene encoding chromatin remodeling 38, which encodes MKRKHYFEFNHPFNPCPFEVFCWGTWKAVEYLRIENGTMTMRLLENGQVLDDIKPFQRLRIRSRKATLIDCTSFLRPGIDVCVLYQRDEETPEPVWVDARVLSIERKPHESECLCTFHVSVYIDQGCIGLEKHRMNKVPVLVGLNEIAILQKFCKEQSLDRYYRWRYSEDCSSLVKTRLNLGKFLPDLTWLLVTSVLKNIVFQIRTVHEKMVYQIVTDEDCEGSSSSLSAMNITVEDGVVMSKVVLFNPAEDTCQDSDVKEEIEEEVMELRRSKRRSGRPERYGDSEIQPDSKDGWVRMMPYRYNIWNVSSDDDDEEEDCEDDKDTDDDLYLPLSHLLRKKGSKKGFSKDKQREIVLVDKTERKKRKKTEGFSRSCELSVIPFTPVFEPIPLEQFGLNANSLCGGVSGNLMDEIDKYRSKAAKYGKKKKKKIEMEEMESDLGWNGPIGNVVHKRNGPHSRIRSVSRETGVSEEPQIYKKRTLSAGAYNKLIDSYMSRIDSTIAAKDKATNVVEQWQGLKNPASFSIEAEERLSEEEEDDGETSENEILWREMELCLASSYILDDHEFQVRVDNEAFHKATCDCEHDYELNEEIGMCCRLCGHVGTEIKHVSAPFARHKKWTTETKQINEDDINTTIVNQDGVESHTFTIPVASSDMPSAEESDNVWSLIPQLKRKLHLHQKKAFEFLWKNLAGSVVPAMMDPSSDKIGGCVVSHTPGAGKTFLIIAFLASYLKIFPGKRPLVLAPKTTLYTWYKEFIKWEIPVPVHLLHGRRTYCMSKEKTIQFEGIPKPSQDVMHVLDCLDKIQKWHAQPSVLVMGYTSFLTLMREDSKFAHRKYMAKVLRESPGLLVLDEGHNPRSTKSRLRKALMKVDTDLRILLSGTLFQNNFCEYFNTLCLARPKFVHEVLVELDKKFQTNQAEQKAPHLLENRARKFFLDIIAKKIDTKVGDERLQGLNMLRNMTSGFIDNYEGSGSGSGDVLPGLQIYTLLMNSTDVQHKSLTKLQNIMSTYHGYPLELELLITLAAIHPWLVKTTTCCAKFFNPQELLEIEKLKHDAKKGSKVMFVLNLVFRVVKREKILIFCHNIAPIRLFLELFENVFRWKRGRELLTLTGDLELFERGRVIDKFEEPGGQSRVLLASITACAEGISLTAASRVIMLDSEWNPSKTKQAIARAFRPGQQKVVYVYQLLSRGTLEEDKYRRTTWKEWVSSMIFSEEFVEDPSQWQAEKIEDDVLREIVEEDKVKSFHMIMKNEKASTGG